In Flavobacterium piscisymbiosum, the sequence AATAGTAAATTTTAGTTTGATCTTGATCTTTGTGAAATACGTGCAATTCATAAAGACCGTCTTTATAATAAATTTCCTTTACACTAGAGGAGAAGCGGCAGTTTTTGAGCTGTTTGATTACCCATTGACAGTATAGATTATACTCTTTACGCAGTACAAAGAAATTTTCGCGGATAAAAAATTTATACAATCGATCGGTCTTTTTAAGAAAATTTAAAAAACTAAACTGACTTTTAGGATCTGCCATTGAAACACAGTCGCATAAAAATGGAGTCTGCAATGTAACATGGTCAATAAGCAACCCGGGATGCCAGTTGAATTGCTCTTTTTGATCAAAAAAAAGTGATGAAACGTCATCAACTGATTCTAACAAAGCAGCTAAGCCTAAATTGAAAGGTCCAATTCCGATTCCTATTAGTGAATATATTTTACGATCTTCCATATTATTGGTTTATAAGATTAGGTTCTGCTTCAGCATTTATTACAATGTCTTGGTTTTGAGGAAATTTAGCCCAGTACCATTCGCGATAGCAAAAATTAAGATTGGAGGTTTTGTGCGGCATTTCAATAACTTTTTCGATTTTAAAGCCATGAAATGCTTTGTTCATCATCGAAGCTCTGGAATCGACAGCGCCTTCACCAACCATTTTACCCACTTCGGGTTGAGCAAATACATAATCGATCATGCATTGTGTAGCAGGTGAAACAAATTTCAGTTTAGGATCTGTTGGCGCAATAAATTGATGTGTTCCGTAATCAGTAGGCAGCACATCATAATAATCTCCCAATACATCGCGGGTAGGCCAATAAACTTCAATATTAAAAGTAGGTTCCCCGTTAGCCATTCCTATATAACTGTACAAACCATCTCCTGGAAGCAGGATTCTGTAATAGGTTTCAAGTTCGCGCAGAGGCCAGTCCATTTTCCAAGCTGCTTTTGCGTGGTCACGATGAAACCATTCGTGCAGCATTTCCAGGTCATTATCTATATCAAGAGGGCGTAAACTTATAGTAACATCTTCTTTAGGGAAATAACGATTGTAGACTAATTCTTTTCCTTTTGGATTTATCAATTGCTCTGAAAAAAAGCGTTTGTGTAAAACATTTGGAAAATTAATGCGGGTAACGCCAGCAGGATTACCACCGCAGTCAATATCATTGAGTGCCGTAAGTAAATTGCCTTTTACTTTCCAATATCTGCTTTCGAGAATAAACGTTACCAGACCGCTTTCGTCTTCTTTTTGTAAAACTTCTAAGGCATCATAAAGAATGTTTAAGAGATTTTTTTCATCTGCAAGTCCGTTGGCGCCAAAAGTATTTACAACGGCTAATATATTTCCTACCCAGAAATAATGAAGCAGTAAATTGAATAAACGATCGTCTGGTATAAACATTTTTCCGTTTTCAGAGAAACCGGGTACGATAGCATTTAATTGCTCTTCAAAAGATTTTCGGAATAAAAAACTTTGATTATCACGGAAAAATAATTTTTCAGGCATGAACGCTCCATTCAATTGTACAAGTGTATTTTGCTGATGCCACTCGCAAACCATTCCCTGTTCATTAAACATTTTTACTACGCTGTTAAGTATAATCTCAATGTATTTTTTGAACCAAAGCTCACTGGTTTTTTCTATAGATAATCCCGTTTGTTCAGAAGCTTTTTGAATGATGTTCTTCATTCTGGAAGGATCTCCCAATATGCTGTCCTGACATAAAGAAGCTAATAGACTAACATTATTTTCTTTTTCGGTTCCAGTACTTTTAAACGGATTGTATCGTACACTGGTAGAAAAACTATCCAGTACATTTCCGTTATAAGATACTGATATGAAACCCGGATCACAAATCAATTCAATATCAGGATATGTTTTTCTTACATTGTCTCCCCAGGCAGTCTGCATTAATCGTGATACATCATAACCTCTGTAAAGTTCATGGTAATGATTAATACGTTCTGCCCCTGTAATTTTAACATGAAGCGAAAATTTATACATATAATCACTTTCGTTATTGTATACGGTTCTTACCGAAGAAGTTGCTGTAAATTCTTTACCGAATACACCTAAATCGATAAGCAGATTTTCTTTTACCAGTGTATCAAATACGACTTGGTTTTTAAAATGTGAAGCTTCCCACGGATGAACCGGAAGTATTTTCCACTGCGGATATTTTTCCAGTAAATCGTGCAGATTTTTATCTTCTTTACCTGCTTCTAATACTGTTGCTTTTGCAAAATCAGAAGGCAAAACGTCGTCTACCGATTTTTCGGTAACCAAATCAGGATGCACTAAAAAATAATGCAGCTTAAAATATCCGCCGGTTTCGGGAGCATATTTTAAAACTTCAGCTTCCGTAAATCCTTCACGTCCTTTGGTAAGAGGGTGCAGTAAATGCCCAGCCGGAAATAATTGTTCTGCTTCAATAAAAGTCATTTCAGCTTTATTAAAATCCTGCCCGGAAGTTTTAAAATGTTCTAAAAACTGCGCTATTTTTTCGGTGCTCAGCTGCATTCTTTTTTTTACATTTTTAGAATCAGCCAAGGGATACTGCTGTCTTATATGGGTTGTAATTAGTTCCAGAAGACGATCTGCATCTATTTCTTTTATGGTTTCAGTACTAAGGTCACGTTCCATTACCGGAAAATCATATAAATGTCTGAAAGTTTCAGATCTGTAGCGTACAGGTGCATAGACTTCAACGTTATCAACAGGAAAATCTAATTTTAGATGAAGCTTATGATCATACTTTGACATATAAGATTTCAGCACAGGATCGTATTTAGGAACCCCTTCATAAAAACTGCTGTTACCTAATTCGCGCACGCAGCAGTTAAGTAAAATACTAAATGTAATATGGACTGCTTCCTGAGCAATCTCTTTAGGAGAAGATGTAGTCATTTCCGTGTTTTTTTATGATTGAAAGGATATTATTAATGTGTGCAATAGTCGTTAATGGGTTCAAAATGGTGAACTTTAGGTAAAAAATGCCATTTACTTTTGTGCTTGCCACTAAAACTTCGCCATTAAAAAACATTTTCTTTTTGATATGTAAATTCATTTTACAAGTGTCTCCCGGCCAGCCGTCTAGTTTATATCTAAAAACCAAAACGCTTAAATCAGAATCTGTTAAAAGTTCAAAATCTTTGTCGTTGTCTATAATTTCAGCAGTTTGCTGCGTAGTTTCGATAATGGTTTCCGTATACTGTCCCAGTTTGGTTCTTCCCATGTGGCGCAGTGTACACCATAACTTTAAAGCATCAAAACGGCGTGTACTTTGTACCAGAGACTTGTTAATTTGAGCCGGAAGTTCATCATAATCCTGCTCCTTAGGATTTAGATAATCGGCGTGGTGTTTTATAATATGAAGATGCTGTTTGTTTCTCACCATAAAAGCACTGCTGCAGATAGGCTGAAAGAAAGATTTATGGTAATCAATCGTAACAGAATCAGCTTGTTCGATACCGTTTAGAAGATGTTTGTATTTATCTGTCAGCAGTAATCCGCATCCATAAGCAGCGTCAACATGCATCCATAATTCATATTTTTTTGCCAGAATTGCAATTTCAGATAATGGATCAATATTTCCGAAATCGGTTGTACCGGCTGTAGCCACAATAGCAATAGGAATGTTGCCTTTTTCCAGCTCTTCAGTAATGGCTTGCTGTAATTTTTCAGCATCCATTCTATATCGGTTATCTGTAACAACCTGAACGATAGACTGCTCGCCAAGTCCTAAAATAGAAGCATTTTTTTGATTACTGAAATGAGATTTCTCAGAAACAAAAATTCTGAACTTACTGGCTTCCGGAGGGCATCCATTTAATTTGATATTCCAATTCAGGAATTTCAAAGCAAAATAATCTCTTGCCAAAAGCAGTCCCATAAGGTTACTCTGCGAGCCGCCGCCTGTAAAAATACCATCGCAATCGGCATTATATCCAATTTGTTCACCCGTCCAGGCAATCAATTTTCTTTCTATAAATGTTCCTCCGGCACTTTGATCATACGTATCCTGCGACGAATTAATTGCACTTATCAGTACATCTGCGGCCAAAGCAGGAATCACGACAGGGCAGTTTAAATGAGCTATATATTCTGGTAAATGATAGGCAGTTGCATGATTGACATAAATTTCATCAATCTCATTCCAAAGACTTTCATAATCCTGAAGCGGCACATCTAAGTTTACAGCTTCTACTTTATTTCTTATTTCCTCAGGTTTAATACCACTGAACGGAATTTTAGTATTTTCAAGAAAACCATTTACGCGTTTTTGCACTAATGCTATTGCATTGTTGTATTCTGCGCCAGAATTTTCATGAAAAATATCCTGATAAAAATCGTCAGTAGAACTTTTAACTAAGACATCCTGATCGTTGTCTAATAGGTTTTGCATAATGATTAGTTTTTAAAATTTGGGTTATTTAAAATAAGTTACTTTGTTAGAAACAGGGGTTCTCTTTTTTTTCGAGGGTTCAAGATCCTCAGGATAATATCCAACATAAATTAAACCGAGAGATTGTTCATTTTCGGCCAGGTCAAATTGCTTTAAATAATCAATTGCACCGGCAGATGTACTCCAGTAGCTCCCAATATTGTGGGCAGTGCAGGTGAGTGCGATGTTTTGAACGGCAGATGAAACGGCGGCAACTTCTTCCCATTCCGGAAGGTTTATTTTGAGATTTCGAACCATTACGACTCCAATAATACAGGCCGAATTAAGAGGATATTCTTTAAGTAGATTGTACTTTTCGATAGCTTCTTCAGCAGAAAATTTTTGAGAATAGAAGTCTTTGTAATAGTCTGCCAGAAAGGATCCTAGTTGATCTAAATAATTATCCTGTAAAATAATAAACCTCCATGGTTCGGTCATTTTATGCGTAGGTGCATAAGTTGCGTTTGTTAAAATTTCATTTAATAATTCATCCGGTATGTTTTGCTTAAAAAATTCATCAGCATAAACACTTCGTCTGGTCCGGATGATTTTTGAAATTTTATTTTCTCTATACGTAAAATCTGATGTCTTGATTTTACTGGGTTTAGTGCTAATATTCATATTTTTTTAAAAAATTATTTAAGAAAATTCTTTTTTTAAATGATAAAACAAATATATTTGTAAGTAGATTTTATTTAGAATAAATAAAAACAGTGCAAGCAAATGTAGAAATTAATCTTTATAAAAAAAATAAAACAGAAAAAATATTATACGAAATTCTCTACATTTCAAAAATGTATCAGAACAATGTTTTATTTGTATATGGTTTAGTTGTAGTAGTTTGTGTTTTTTATTTGTCCCCAATTTTTATTAACTATTAAATAAACTAATAAATGAAATCACAATCATTAATTGAAGATGAAATACCAGTAAAAGAAAATTATGCTTATCAGATTCCTACAAGCCCGCTGATAGTAGAGATTACGCCTCAGGAAAGAAATATTTTATCTAATGTGGGCTCACTTTTAGAGAAAGCATTTCAGAGCTATGAAAATCCAGATTATATAGAGGCGCTTCATTTTTATTCTTTTCAGCTTCTTCCGGAACGAATAGCCAGAATCTTAAGCCGTTTTGGAACAGATTTCTCTGCTGACCAGTACGGAGCCATCATTTTTAGAGGACTTCTTGAAGTAGATCAGGATCATCTGGGACCGACGCCCGCTAACTGGCAGAGTGCCGATTATTCAAAACTCAATAAATACGGCTTTATTTGTTCGCTGCTGCATGGAGCAGTTCCTTCGAAACCTGTCCAGTATTATGCGCAGCGAAAAGGCGGAGGAATTCTGCATGCCGTTATTCCTGATGAAAATATGGTTGCTACGCAAACAGGGTCAGGGTCAAAAACAAATCTGTATGTTCATACTGAAGATGCGTTTTTGCTGCATCAGGCAGATTTTTTAAGCTTTCTTTATTTGCGAAATGAAGAGAGAGTTCCTTCAACACTTTACTCGGTGCGATCACATGGCGGGGTTAATACGGTAATGGAAAAACTTTTTGATCCTATTTATCAATGTCCTAAAGATGCCAATTATGATGAAGAAACAAGTAACGGCCCGCTGGCTTCTGTTTTATATGGAAATAAAGAACTGCCTTTTATTAGATTTGATGCGGCAGAACAGATATTTAATGAAAAAGCAGGACAAACGCCTGAAGCGCTGTACAATTTAACTGAATTCTGGAACGAGGCTAAAGAGTTAATTAATAGTGATTATACACCAGATTCCGGAGACGTTATATTTGTTAACAATCATTTATGTGCCCATGGAAGAAGTGCTTTTACGGCAGGGCAGAGGGAAGAGAATGGTAAGATTGTAAAGTGCGAGAGACGACAGATGCTAAGAATGATGAGTAAAACCAGTCTAATTCATATAAGGTCGATGACGCACACAAATGATCCGTATTTTGTTATGGAAGAACATTTAGGGAAAGTTTTTGATCAGGATTAAGTAGTAAGACTGAATTAAAGGAGAGATGTCAAAGTGTTTTTGATGTCTCTTTTTGTTTCAGGTCAATACGAACTTTTAAGTTTTAAACTATTGATTTATAGTTTTTTAAAAGGATATAGCTTGTTTTTTTAGATCATTTTATACAAGATGTAAATAAGTTTGTATATTAAAAATCATTAATGAATATCCCTTATAGTATAACGCATGCTTTGTGCGATTCCTTTTTTAACTTATCTTCGCTCTTTATACACTTGTGAGTGCATTTAACTCCTTTAAAAATCTAATTTGTGAAAATAAAACAGGAAGACGTACAAGATAATCAGCTTAAACGTGGGCTGACTAACCGCCACATTCAGTTAATTGCTTTAGGCGGATCAATAGGAACAGGTCTTTTCCTTGGCATTGGTCCAGCGGCTGTATTAGCAGGGCCATCTGTTATTTTAGGATATGCTATTGCCGGAATTATCGCTTTTTTTATCATGAGACAACTTGGCGAAATGGTTGTCGAAGAACCTGTATCAGGAAGCTTTAGTCATTTTGCTTATAAATATTGCGGTTCTTTTGCCGGTTTTGCATCAGGTTGGAATTATTGGATTTTATATATTTTAGTCAGTATGGCTGAACTTACAGCTATTGGTGTTTATGTGCAGTTTTGGTGGCCTGAAGTTCCGCTGTGGGCATCCAGTTTATTTTTCTTTCTGGTTATTAATGCTTTGAATTTTGCCTCTGTAAAAGTTTACGGAGAAACAGAATTTTGGTTTTCAATCATAAAAGTTGTCGCAATTATTGCCATGATTCTCTTTGGTACTTACTTGCTAATAAGTGGAACAGGAGGAGAACACGCTACAATTCATAATTTATACAATGATGGAGGTTTCTTTCCAAAAGGGTTCTTTGAAAAAACTGCAACCGGTGATTTTCAGGGTTTACTATCAGCAATGGCGCTAATTATGTTTTCCTTTGGCGGTTTAGAACTCATTGGAATTACCGCTGCTGAGGCAGAAAACCCGGAGAAAAACATTCCAAAAGCAACCAATCAGGTTATTTACAGAATCCTTATTTTTTATGTTGGTGCATTGGTCATTTTATTTGCTTTATCACCATGGAGACAAATTACGACAGATAGTAGTCCGTTTGTAATGGTTTTTCAAAATTTAAACGGAATGGAATTTGAGTTGTTTGGCCGCAAAATATTTTTTACAAGCCTTATTGCCAATGTGCTTAATTTAATTGTATTAACCGCAGCTTTATCCGTATATAATAGTAGTGTTTATAGTAATTCACGTATGTTATATGGTTTAGCAGATCAGGGCAATGCGCCTAAATTTTTAATGAAGCTGAACAAACAATCGGTACCTATTAATGCCATTTTAATTTCTTCATGTTTTGCCGCTATTTGTATTTTAATAAATAAAATAATGCCAAAAGAGGCTTTTAGTATTTTAATGTCTTTAGTGGTTTCTTGTTTGGTGATTAACTGGGTTATGATTTCGTATACGCATCTGCAATTTAGACGTTCGAAAGACAGGGAAAACATAAAAACGAAGTTTGCTTCATTATTTTATCCCGTAAGTAATTATATCTGTTTTGTATTTTTATTGGGTATTTTATCCGTAATGTGGATCACTAATATGAAGTTATCCGTAGAATTAATTCCTATTTGGCTGGGTATTCTTTTTGCGTGTTATAAAGTTTTAAAAACAAAAAAGGAGTAGGGCTTATTATATGATTCATTACAAGGCATTGAAAGTTAATATATCGTTGACTTTCAATGCCTTTTTTAATGCTATGTTTTCGTTTTTAATATCAAAATTAAGACACAAAAGAAATCCCATTTCTATTGAAATGGGATTTTATTTTCGTTTGTTAATGTGCTTAATTACAACTATTTATTAGAGATATTGACTAAAATATTTTATACACACTTTATATTTTTAAAATATCACTAATTACCTTAATAAAACCATATTCTTCAAAATGACTCCAAAGGATAGGTACTGTCAAATTGTATTCTTTTCCTTTTGCCCATATAAGTTTGTATCCGCTATCTTCCATGTAAATACAACCATAATCTGCTTCTGTAGCACTACATAACTCTTTAAAATATTTGTCAATTGATGTTGAATTAGCAAAAAGACGACTCATACTACTAGTAACTGCCCAGAATTGAAGCTCTATGCAATTCTCCATTTTTGAAGAATAGTCATTAATGTAAATTTCAACATTGCCTATCCACCATTTGTTATCAGTAGTCTTATAATAATCGATAAAGTCAGATTCATCAACAGAATTTGGCTGATAAGATTGAGTTAGATCATATAAATGATACTCAATTATTTTATTGTCTTCATCAACTAAAATACATGTATCTATTTTTTGATTTATTCCAAAATTTTCAAGTAAGGTTTTGGATGTTTGTCCATTGGCATAATTATGAATTCTGTATAGTTCTTCATTAATGATTTCAAATGAGACTCTTTTTTTATCTGAACGCTCATAAATGAGTTTTAGAGCCCTCTTAAGGTTTTCTTTTTTAATGTATATTCTGTAATCGTAATCTAGTCCCATTTTTGCAATTCGTTTGAGTCAAATATATTGCTTTTAACTTTAAAAAGATTAAAAAGGAATTTTTGTCAGAGATATTTTTCCCACTTAAATTCGTTTGTGTTTATTGTTTTCGAACAAGAGAATCTATTATGATTAATATAATATATATCATTCTAAACTCTTAAAATGCGGTTAAGGCTCTTATACAAATGTTTGAATTGGAGTACAATCCGTTGAAACAAAAAACAATAAAAGATTATGGATTAAGGCAGTATTTTAGTCATTTTTTTTCAATTAATGCCATTTTTTCGAATATTTCATTTAATGCATCTTCCATAATTCTGGCTGTATCCGTACCACTTTGATTAGTAATAATAAATGCACCCAGATCGTATTTTGGAACTACATAGATATAGCATTGAGAACGTGGCACTCCACCGTGGTGAAGATAAAAGGTTCCCAGTTTTTTATCATCGGTTGCGATATTCCAGAAATAACCAATACTAAACGTATCATCAAATTTTGCAATTGTTTTATGTGATTCAGCAACGATTTTATTATTTTTCAACTGAAACTTAATATATTTAACCATATCAGGTATCGTCGATTTCATATTACCTGATGCTCCCCATGGTAATTGCGGCATTGGCGACGTGATTACACTATTATCGCTGTGATAACCCACCGCAAGCTTTTTGGCTTCCTGATTAGAAAGGTTGATTTTAGTGTTCTGCATTGCAATGTTTTCACCCAGGTAATCTGTTAGTAGTTTTTCATACTTTGTTTTATAAACTTTTTCTAAAATAAAAGCTATAAGTTGGCTGCCTGCACTTGAATAAGAATATTTATATCCCGGAACAGTATCAATTTTGACTTTATGAAGATCTCTTAAAAAATCTTTTTGTCCGTAATTTTTATAAAGTGCATTGATTTTTGCAGGAGTATCGTGGCTTGTGAAGTTCTGCAGAATTGTATTTGCTTCAAGTGGCAGCATATTTGGTAATCCGCTTGTATGAGAAAGCAAATGTTTTACAAGAATAGGCTGATTCCCGTACTTTAGATTTGGATAATTTTCTGGTAAATACTTCTGAACTTCATCTTCGATATTCAATTTCTTTTCGCTGACTGCTTTTGCGGCAAGTGTTCCTGCAAATGTTTTGCTTAAAGAACCTATTTCATAAATTGTTTCATTATCAGGGCAATTATTTTTTCCTTGCTCTAATTCTCCGTAATGACCAATGAATTCTTTTCCCTGATAAACTATTGCTATCGAAGCAGAATGAATTAAAGGTTTTTTAATCATTCTATTTGCCGCACTATCGATTATAATTTTAATGTTTTCTGTTTGTGAACTCTGAGCCAGACAAAAGATAGAGGATAGCAAAAGAATTAAAAGGAATCTATTTTTCATAGTTTTAAGCGGTTATACTTTTTATATGGAATTGATTAGATTATTGAATGCCTTTTTTAATGGAGATAAGGATAGCTTAATTCGCTTTTTCATATTGCATCATTTCTGCATTATTTTCAGAGATGATAACCAATTTGGCTTTAGTAAGCTCCTTGATTTTTACTTTTCTGTTCTCCTTAGGAAATGTTATCGATAACGTATTGTCGCTTCTTGAAAAAGTACCTTCTACGGTACTTATGTCACAGGATGTGTTGCTGGTTTCGTCAGTCTGTACCACAATAATAGAGTTTTGCTCAAAAGCCAAGCTTTCGTTCAGACGGCATTCACTTAAAGGCTGTCTCATACCGGAAACATACAATGCCTTTAGCTGCCAGACACCTTGAATATCTCCTGATGTGTCATCTGGGATAATTTCACTACTGTTTGAGCAAGAGGTTAAGATGAGTAAAAATAGTGAGAGCAAGTATCCTTTTTTCATCGTATTGGGTTTTCTTTTTTTTATAGTCTATTTGAAATTGAATGTGCAAATCAAATATAGAATTAATCTTTATATTTGGATTATTAAATTAATAAAAATGAGCGAAAAAATTAAACCGTATGCCTTAATAACTGGAGCCAGCAAAGGCATTGGAAAATCAATTGCTTATGAATTGGCTAAACAGGGTTATGCACTATTGCTTGTTGCAAGAAGTGAGAAGGAATTAAAAGCACTATCTGACGATCTTCAACTTAAATTCGGTATAAATGCTTTTATTTTGCCAATTGATCTTTTGATAAATGGTGCATCACTAAAAGTAACCGATTGGATAAAAACGAATCACTATCCGGTTGGCATTTTAGTCAACAATGCAGGTTATGGTGTGTGGGGCGATTTTAGTCAGTCTTCTCTAACCGATCAGCTTGGCATGATGCAGCTAAATATGAATGTAGTTGTAGAATTTTCACATTTATTAATACCCATACTTTTACAAGAAAAGCAATCCTATATTCTAAATATATCCAGTACTGCTGCCTACCAGGCTGTACCTACGCTGGCTGTTTATTCGGCTACAAAGGCTTTTGTTTTATCGTTTACACGTGCCTTGCGTTTCGAACTTGCCCAAACTTCAATTTCAGTAACTTGTTTTAGTCCGGGTCCTGTAGATACTGGTTTTGCCGAAAGAGCTGGTTTAAGCGCTTTTAGCAAAATGGCCGAAAAGTTTAATATGCAGCCTGATGAAGTTGCAAAAATGGCTGTAAAAGCCATGTTCAGCAAAAAATCAGAGGTTATTCCGGGTTTTACCAATATTATTTCGGTTTATGCCAACCGTATACTACCAAAGGCATTTATCGAAAAAACCGCAGCCGGAATTTATAAAATTTAATTTTTTCAAAAAAATAAAAAAATATTCTTTATAAAATAAAAAATTATATTAAGTTTGTATTAAATTCTACTAATTCTATAGAGTATGTCAAATAATAGAAAAAATATGTTCAATTTATCTGAAAACCGAATGCACGCCAACATGCTAATGTTTTGTTGTTGCTGTTGTTGTTATTCTGTTTTAGATAAAATTACAAACTATATTATTTCATTTATTTAATCTATATTATCATGGTATCTTCTTATAAAACCTTTACCCTTACTGACCAATTAACTAATGAGCAAATTGCGTTTTTTAACGAACATGGATTCATCCATTTCAAAAAATTTATAAATCCGGAAACGGTTTCATCCATCATTGATGCTTCCAAACAAGTGGAGCAAAAATGGATTGACAACGATCTTCAAAAAGTAAACGGCGTTCCAATTAAATACGGAAAAGATTTAGACGGCTCTCCAATTGTACAACGTTTTGCTTTTATCAATCAACATCATCAAACATTAAGCGGTCTTTTACTTGATCCAAGATTCAATAGTTTATTACCATTGGCAGGCGAGGGTTCGAGATTAGGTACTGAAGAAAAAGACGGAATGGTTTTTAATCATTATATCAACGGACCTGAAAGTAAGTTTACTAAAATGGGCTGGCATACAGATGGTTTGAGAGATATTTTTTATGGTGCAAAATTAAACCCGATGCTCAATGTGGGGATTCATTTAAGCACTTTAAAACCTGAAAACGGAGGCCTTAAAATCATTCCGGGTACTCACAAGCAAAGTGTTTATCAAATGCTTTTTCGTAAAAAATACTTTTTAGATAATAAACCTGATCCACAGGAAGTTTCTATCACTCCGGAAGCTGGAGATTTAACCATTCACGATGGCCGTTTGTGGCACAGAGTGGCAGAATCAACTATCCGTGGCGAAGAGAGTAGAAGGAGGGTTATTTATATTCCGATTATTGCAGGAAAATATGCTCCTAAAAATGAGAACAGTCCAACGGTTTTCTATCAACGTTTTGCGGGTATTGTTAAGTAATATGCTGATTATTATCGCATTTAGTTATCTGGTTAGATCAGGTAAGCTAAAAAGAACCACTGATTTTTTTAAAAATACGCAAAGAAAAATAAAATTTAAAATTATAAAAGTAGAACTGGCTATAGTGTCAGGCTTACAAATATTGCGCTATTAATGGAGAACGAAACACAGGTTGAAAATCATAATGTAATTGTACAACGAACATTTTCAGACCGTAAGAGAACTAATATTTTAAAAAGGGCAGAACAGTCAACGATTGTATTTTTGCTTCCAAAAGTGCCTAAATTAATTTCACCAAACGTACTCACCCTAATTGGTACGCTTGGTTCTGGATTGGTTTTCCTGGCTTTTGTTTTAGGTACTTATTTCGCCAATTGGTATTTACTTTTGGGTATTATTGGTTTGGTTATAAATTGGTTAGGAGATTCATTAGACGGAAGATTGGCTTATTTCAGAAATATTCCACGCCGTTGGTATGGTTTTGCACTCGATATTATTGCCGATTGGATTGGTATTGTACTTATTGGCTTTGGCTACTACATTTATGCTGAAAATGGCACACAAATAATAGCCTTTGCTTTTGTCGCATTGTATGGCTGGTCGATCATCATCAGCCAGTTGCGCTACAAAATAACCAATGAATACAGTATAGATTCCGGATTTGTTGGTCCAACAGAACTAAGGTTTATTATTGCTTTAATTTTAATTCTGGAAGTTTTATTTCAGGGATCAATAACCTATTTGGCTGGTTTCATCACTATTCTCTTATTTATAATCAATGTTATTGATAGCTTAAAACTTTTAAAGCTGGGCGATTTAAGAGATAAAAACCAAGACTGATATGTTCAGCAAAAAATCCATTTCCACTTTTCTGCAAGCACAAGTTGCGGCATTTTTAGGCGGCATTACCGATTATGGTTTAATGATTTTATTGACAGAAGTATTCAAATTGCATTTTACCTTTTCTATTCTAATCTCCGGAACCATTGGCGCAATTGTCAATTTCAGTATCAATAGATTTTGGGTTTTTAAGAATCAATCCGGTTATAGCAGCCGTATCAATAGTCAGCTTTTTAAATTTGCATTGGTGGTTTTGGGAAGTATTTCCTTGAAATCATTTGGTACACTTATTTTGCAAAAATCATTTCAAATCGATTACAG encodes:
- a CDS encoding GtrA family protein, with amino-acid sequence MFSKKSISTFLQAQVAAFLGGITDYGLMILLTEVFKLHFTFSILISGTIGAIVNFSINRFWVFKNQSGYSSRINSQLFKFALVVLGSISLKSFGTLILQKSFQIDYRIGRLITDSFVSYGFNYPLIKNWVFRAKEKQNVIESN